TAACTGTAGCCTCGATGCGGGATATCAATAATAGGTAATAGCATATGCACCTTAGAGTAAGATTGTTCCTCAATATGCATTGTGATCGGAACATAATCTGGACAAAGAACCTGGTGCACAGTGATGGAGCAGATACTGCATACATATGAAAGTGCTActaaaaagtactccctccgtttcaataaACTTTCCCCGTTTAATATGTcggcactgttcataacatgagaaaattactaatttatgtctaatctataagaccaaatatagtcatgagtgattttgttagattcgtattgatgagtactttaatacggtgaaatttttatatttagtacCAATACGAAATTAAGgatattaacaattaaaaatgtgagttggcTGGCGTGATAAAgaaaaacaggaaaagtattacgGGACAGATGGAGTAGTATATTGGTTACAAATTGTTTATTTCCGAAGAAAAAGGACTTGAAaatacatactccctctgtcccatatCTTTACACTTTTTTGCATTGCTCGACACGCAAAAACgtagtttcataactttttttgaattttttctttttcgtataaaagtttagatagtaaatttttattcaaaagaaaaatggttcaaaataatttatcaaattatattttatgagagcattTGAATGCGTGTCGAGCCCCCGTCCACCGATGTAAACAAATTTAGCACGTACCTtgacatattaaattttagctGGGATACAACTAAGAGACCAGATGTTGATTATATGAGTATGTTAGTCTGACTCTTCTATTTAGATAGTCGTATCCGTGTCGGACATTTGAACACTCGGACGTGATATTTATTCTGTCGGATTTCTTAACTGAAATGTGGATATATTGACCAACTAAAAGACCACATATAAGTTGAATATATAATGCGAACCGGAAAAtaaagacaaaaagaaaaaggcaTAAACATAAAATAAGTAGAGAAGATCCCTAAATTGTAAAATTCCTTACAAAATTGTGGTTGATTAGAGAATGATAGTTATTTTATGATAAAGTATCTACTTAACATGCTTGTTTATTAATGTATTATGCCGTGCCCCGGACCCGTGTCCAAAAAATTGGACAGTGTCCCcgtgtatttaattttaagatttttcgaGTTCGGAACCTGAATATGTGTAGTGTCTGACATTTCGTACCAGCATACGTGTCGTGTCTGACATTTTATACTCAAGTCGATGTGAATTCCCAAGAATGACTTCTGGAAGCAACTACTTTTAAAATCTCCAAAACTCCGCTTCCTTCCACGATAGATATGCTTTTTCCCCTTAAAACaagtaattacaattttcaaaaccatgaaTTCCCAAAAATGATTTCAGGAAGCAACTACTTTCAAAATCTCCAAAACTCTGCTTCCTTCCACGGTAGATATATTTTTTCCCCTTAAAACaagtaattacaattttcaaaatctcaaAATGTTAGAGAGAGATTTAGGACTTGCATCCTTTGGTTGGTATCTTTCCGATAAGGATATCGTTACTCTTTCTGGCAGCCACAATGTGGCAGTCTGGCAGATGCTGCTTGATGTTTCTCAATTGTAGCGCAtcgttaatataaaattaaaaatccttTTGGTTTAGGCCCGTGGTTTAATTTTAGCAGTTCCGTTTCTGACCTCTCCCCCGCTTAATATGTCATGTTCCTTGACACCTATATATACTTTTCCAATGTGGGAATTTCAagcattaaatattattattatttaaaatttaatttttgttcaaaagagcaaagtttgacaaaaaaaatatttggagcTAACACCTTAAAATCTATACTAAAATATAACAATCGAATTTAAACagtttgattatttttatttttagctaTTTCTTTTAATCACAACAGTTAAATTTTTTGACTCAAACTAATGACATCCATTACACACAATGCTAACAACTCAAATTGACGAGAACTATTACATATAATGCTAAAATTCTTACAAATCTAAAGTCtgattcttattaatatttaataatatactaaaactgatttttataatagtaactttaaatatattgataaatgTAAATCTTAATGAACGATAGCTTGACACAATTTAATAGAGCACGTCATTTGTGAAATTATCCGATACCAAGTGTACAAATGTAAATTTTACCAGCTACTGTACATTGTACAAGCCATTTGTGCTCCTATAAACAACAGGCAGGAGTATTTCTCCCCATATGTACTCCTATAAACCAAACATATGAAATGCATTCAATTTTTATGCTAATCATTTAATTCCAATCATGTATATGCATAAGATGTTACCATATATCTACATAATTCGAATTCTTAATATACAATACTGTACCTTTTAGCAATAATGAAAATGCCACCAGTACGATTTAACGTTCACGGCAAAAATCCTCCTTGACCAGCACCTGCTAATTCAATTGCAAATGCCAAGTGTTGATTATACGATGTTGTTTGCATAGTGCCCACTTGCCCAAATTTTAGAACCAATCGACGTGTTCTGTCGAAACCTTGCTTTGCTTTTTCGGTTTCTGGTAACGATTGTTCTCAAACTTGGCTTTAGCAATGAGTGAATAAAGCAACTCTGCCTCAGCTGAACAGTCGAAAGGCATGTTCAATATgctacaataataaaaataaaaaaaaaacttaacttTTCTGATTATACAAATAACCAAGTCTCATAACTGTTGCCTATGATGCCCTCATACCCAGAATATGAGCAAGTatgaagaaagaaaaattgtttttttttatcatcattTTTAGTTATATAGGCTATAGCTGATATAGTGATATTGTACTAATTTCATTCCAGACTAAATTGAGTCATTATTCTCAAGGTTTCATCTAAATACCATATAGTTTCTGACTGCAACTCATTAGCTCCAGACTCTTCTATATCCAAAAGGATCAATACATAATAACTAGACAGACACATTGTACTGTTTAAAAATATAAGCAATTTATGAGTTTCATTATTCTGTTATACCATAGATTACCTACCTGTCAAGTAGCTCCTCCAAAATGATTCTCTGTGAAGGTGTAACATAATGAATACAATTTCGTGGGCACAGGCCAACAGCAAGCTGAACTTGGTAGTCTTCTTCATGTCCTGATGCAAAAGTACACCAGGCGGGATAAAGTTAAGGTACCCTGTTTTAGTGAAAATAAAACTCTATTTACAACCAATGTGCATCCAGAGGTACTTTTAAGGGAGCATGAGGCAAACGCCAAATTTCTTTGCTTACTCCTGAAGCCTTTTTGATGGTTGCTTGCctttagtgataatatatattaatttatttgttccAAAACTTCTAATATTTTAGTCTTTCATTAACAGTGAAAACAGCAAACTGAAAACAACCTTGAGAGGATGCACGTGCAGTTCCTGTTGTTGAGTCATATTTAAAGGCATTCGGGGCTCTCATTACGCAGGAAGAAGGACATCCTGCACATACATTACAACATCAAAGGATCTCATAGTGTGCTTACTATAGCAGGCTCATCCTTGACGTCTGGTATAAATTGAGATGcaccaaattatatttttgggCTGTGAATACTGAAACATAAATTGTGCGAATAAATTTTTAGgtagaaaaatattatgacaATAATTTGCATCATATACCAAAATAAATACCCAGTAATGAGTCAAAATTTTCCTATACAAGATAAATTATCATTAGAAAATTTAGAGTCGCGTAGATATGGCAGTGGGACTTCGTAGGACAATCGAATCCCTGAGATATCAACATAGCCAAACTAATGTATATTCCAAGAGTAGTTCATGCTTTACATAATTCCATGCAAGGAAGATGGAAAATACAAAGTCTACTTCTAGTCATTGTAATGCAGAACTATcatttaatatcaaaattttaaagtggTGGGAATACCTTTACCAGCACAAAGAGTCTCATTGACAAAGAGATCAAATGCCTCACATTCTGGTGTGTCAAAGGGATCTAGACATTCACTACAACATCACATTCAAGGTCAAGATGGTACACAAGTAAACATGAGAAGTTACTATTCATTATCTTCATACCGCTAACAAAACTATCTTACATAACAATTACCTCTCTATAATTTCTGATTTCCTACATTGGGATAAAATCTGCACATCCAAACATTGTTCATGGTCAACAAGGCAGGCTTCTCTACATAATAGGCAAGAACCGATGTTTTGCAATAGAAAGTGCCGAATAAATATACCTTCTACAATAACACATCTAATCTCCATCACAGATCTACTTGCATCTAATGGTTTTATAGGATAGTTAGACGATACTTCAACTCTCCTTCCCAAATCCGTAAATTAATCATATTAACCATGTTAGTTCATAGTAATGGTATGATACAGAAATCACAATGCATAATGGCATATGTAATTTCTATAGAGTTTTGAGAAACCATGTATGTGATGTAATGCCAACCTGCATTATGAACATTTATATGAtacatattttgaaaattttgttaaCTAATAACTTTAATCATAATCATTTACCTTTACCTTTCCTAATTTCTACACATATGCTACAATCCCAACTCCTGAACGAACTTTTTTGGTAGGAAATCAGGATTTTAGCAGAACCCTAACTGTATACCCACACTCATGCCTTCACCGAGGCTCgaaaaatcaaacaaacaacTCCTGCTaccaagaaaagagagatatcCACTATGCAAGGGGAACTAGGGATATCCTAACCAGCTAGATCATTTCATATACAAAGTTACTATGAAATTCTAGAAAAATTATAACCTCATAAGCTTGGATCACCCGACGTATCATTATATCTGAATCTTCCCCATCTCTCCTCACATCTGGATGAAACTGCTTAACCTgcataaaatttcatatttacccAAACAACAAAAAGTTAAACAGAGTCCTAAAAAAGCCATATGATTCATATCCAACTTCTTAAAACATCACAGGTGCCTTAATTTAGTACAGCCAGCacaaaacataatttatatCACACTAACAAGTAAACTACTGCacttaacaaataaaacacaCATATACATGCAAAGTTACTGATGGGGTTGAATTAACAAGAAAGAAAGGTTCTAACTTTAGTTCGAAAAGCAGCTTTGAGATCACTTGGAGAGCAATTTGGAGGAACCCCAAGAAGAGAATAAGCTGAAGAAGTCGAAAGGGTTTCATCTCCAATGCAATTAAGTGCTGTAAATCTACTACTTGTTGCTGAATAAGAAagataattattagtataaggTTTTTGGGTTTCTTCAATATGGGTTTTATAAAGGAATACTGATTTGTTGTGAAGGGAGAACATTCTCAGCTTTCTCTCTTCGTTCTTCGATCAACAGATTTCCGGAGGGAAAGTTGTGGCTCTTATCGCTCAGCATTtctcttattttaaaaatctatacTGTACTGATCTGGGATTTGACACATAatcttatatttttcataaaattattttaatttcttttctttgaataaaaatttaatttttaaatttttaaaatatatttaatgtttAATAAACATAAGCAGTGTCGTAAAAGacaataatcaaaaatcagCAAAACTACACGATAAGAATTCATCAAAGATAAACTACATTAACCTATAATTCATCGAATTGATTAGAATTAATCGAGAATTTAATCGGTTCAATGatttattttatctattttgcCAGAAGttcaataatttataaaatctatattatactatactataataagccaacatgggtataatttgtaatctaaaattttagttaaattttttggtttggtactctccttttggtagtacaaatctacaaatgtggagtctattagtattacactagtgaataaagccgcgcttcgcggcggcatcataaattttgatacgaattaatattataataacataaaaattattttgagtcatgtttccgttaaacatattactaataaaaaaaaataatatatttagtaaagAAATTTGTTTGAGTGGccatcttgtcaaacacaatattattaataatattagttcGAACCCCAcaatattaatcataattattatttttatgataaaatcaaatattataattttgatcaAAATTCATTTGAGCCGCTCtattgtcaaacacaatactaataacaaaatattataatttatatattagtttgagtcgccatACTGTCAAACAcgatactaataaaaattattctaattatgataaagttaaagattataattggataaaaataattttgagccgccgttttaacaaaaaaaatattataacatagataaaaattatattagccactttcccatcaaacataatactaatagaaaattattattatttagataaaaattagtttgggccgcctcccgtgcccatcaaacacaatactaataagaATCATTTACTTTATTAtagaatcaatatatgatttatattttatatatcctaatttttttgtaattattttgaacctccgttttaacaaaaaaaatattataacatagataaaaattatattagccactttcccgtcaaacataatactgatagaaaaattattattatttagataaaaattagtttgggccgcctcccgtgcccgtcaaacacaatactaatcatgaatcatttatattatcataaaatcaatatatgattcctattttatatatcctattttgttttattaactatttttattttatgattcctatttattccccgcttcgcggcggcgttataaattttgatatgaatagcataacaattattttgagtcatcttcccgttaaacatatcactaataaaataatattataattagtataaaaatttgtataagtggccatcatgtcaaacacaatactaataataaaattagttcgaacttcCCTCCCGTCAaagtcaaagacaatattaatccataattattatttttaagataaaattaaatattataatttagatcaaaattagtttgagccggtctcttgtcaaacacaatactaataacaaaacatcataatttagatattaatttGAGTTGCTTtactatcaaacacaatactaataaaattattctaattatgataaaattaaagattataactggataaaaattaatttgaaccgTGGTacctttttaacaaaaaaaaaaatattataacatggacaaaaaattattttagccactttcccatcaaacataatactaatagaaaatttattactatttagataaaaattagtttgggcagcctcccgtgcccgtcaaacacaatactaatcaagaatcatttacattattataagatCAACATGATTTCTATTttactttataattattttgaaccgccgttttaacaaaaaaaattataacatagataaaaattatattaaccactttcccgtcaaacataatactaatagaaaaattattattatttagataaaaattagtttgggccgcctcccgtgcacctcaaacacaatactaatcaagaatcatttacattattataaaatcaatttatgattcttattttatatatcctatttttttgttaattatttttattttatgattcctatttattggttaaaacttgattttttaaatataattctatttcttttaagattactaaataagaaaaaattgtattatctttagaattcaataagaaatatcaaataaaaaggaaaagagttgtattatctttagaattcaataagaaaagagttgtattactt
This genomic window from Daucus carota subsp. sativus chromosome 7, DH1 v3.0, whole genome shotgun sequence contains:
- the LOC108194067 gene encoding chaperone protein dnaJ C76, chloroplastic isoform X2, producing MFSLHNKSVFLYKTHIEETQKPYTNNYLSYSATSSRFTALNCIGDETLSTSSAYSLLGVPPNCSPSDLKAAFRTKVKQFHPDVRRDGEDSDIMIRRVIQAYEILSQCRKSEIIESECLDPFDTPECEAFDLFVNETLCAGKGCPSSCVMRAPNAFKYDSTTGTARASSQGHEEDYQVQLAVGLCPRNCIHYVTPSQRIILEELLDSILNMPFDCSAEAELLYSLIAKAKFENNRYQKPKKQSKVSTEHVDWF
- the LOC108194067 gene encoding uncharacterized protein LOC108194067 isoform X1: MFSLHNKSVFLYKTHIEETQKPYTNNYLSYSATSSRFTALNCIGDETLSTSSAYSLLGVPPNCSPSDLKAAFRTKVKQFHPDVRRDGEDSDIMIRRVIQAYEILSQCRKSEIIESECLDPFDTPECEAFDLFVNETLCAGKGCPSSCVMRAPNAFKYDSTTGTARASSQGYLNFIPPGVLLHQDMKKTTKFSLLLACAHEIVFIMLHLHRESFWRSYLTAEAELLYSLIAKAKFENNRYQKPKKQSKVSTEHVDWF
- the LOC108194067 gene encoding chaperone protein dnaJ C76, chloroplastic isoform X4, whose protein sequence is MFSLHNKSVFLYKTHIEETQKPYTNNYLSYSATSSRFTALNCIGDETLSTSSAYSLLGVPPNCSPSDLKAAFRTKVKQFHPDVRRDGEDSDIMIRRVIQAYEILSQCRKSEIIESECLDPFDTPECEAFDLFVNETLCAGKGCPSSCVMRAPNAFKYDSTTGTARASSQGHEEDYQVQLAVGLCPRNCIHYVTPSQRIILEELLDS
- the LOC108194067 gene encoding uncharacterized protein LOC108194067 isoform X3, with the protein product MFSLHNKSVFLYKTHIEETQKPYTNNYLSYSATSSRFTALNCIGDETLSTSSAYSLLGVPPNCSPSDLKAAFRTKVKQFHPDVRRDGEDSDIMIRRVIQAYEILSQCRKSEIIESECLDPFDTPECEAFDLFVNETLCAGKGCPSSCVMRAPNAFKYDSTTGTARASSQGYLNFIPPGVLLHQDMKKTTKFSLLLACAHEIVFIMLHLHRESFWRSYLTAY